The region ACTCAGAAGGCTCCATCCTGTGTGATTCCATACATAAGACATTCCGGAAAAGGCAAACTACAGGAACATAGATCAGTGGTTGCATGCAGCTGGAAGAGCTGATTATAGGAGGAGGAATTTTAGGGGGTAAAGGAACTGTTCCATCCCctactgtggtggtggttacatgagtttatgtgcatttgtcaaaacttgtAGAACTGTATGTCCAAAAAAGAGTGACTTTACTGTACATGAATCTGAATTTAAGTGGAGAAGAAGGGATGCGGTTTGTCATCTGATTGTGGTTATGTGAAGTTAAGAAGTGGATGAATCTTGAccaggttttaatttttaaaatcttgtccTCAGGTTATGTATACCTGTATACCTTACCCATAAAGGAGTTTCTAAACTTGCACTTATAGGTATTTTAGCtaattttaagtataaaaataatatacatatgtgGAAAATTCTCAAATGGTCCAGAAGGTTATTCTGCGAAAGGGGAAAATCGCTACTCCCACCCCAAGCCCAGTCGCATTCCCTAGATGTCATCACTGTTAGCAGTTCACTTTGTGCTTGTCTTTGTGGTCCTGTCCTGTGCCTGCTTTTTCTGCGTAATTCTTCTTAGAGATACCAACCATGTATCCGTGCATGATTTTGGATATGCCTCAGTTAATTTAACAGTCCCCATTAATGGATTCCAAATTGCCTGTATCAGGAACAAACTGGAAACAAGGCAGTAATAAGGAAGGCTCTCGTGCATTCGGATCTGTGCGCCTGTCTAAATATAGCTGCCTGTAGGACATAAGTTCAAGTGCAATTATTGGGCTGAAAGGCCTATGCAGTTATAATTTTGATACAGATAATGCCACACTGCCCTCTAGGGAGGTTCCACAAATTTGTCATCCCACTAGCAGGCATATGGGAGTTAATCATGCACTTAAAATCTCACAGGTGAAGTGTAGTTTGTTACTTCAGTCACATTTATCTTCACTTTCTGATAGCATGTATAGTAGAATGCAGCAATAAGATGAAAATTAACTAATTATTTATATGTTAATGAAGTTTGTATTCTTAGGTTTTTGTGACCGTTAAAAATCTTGATTCAAAGGTTAGTTTAGGGgtaaagcaatttttttaaagcaatcctTTAATTTTAAGTATATTTCTTGCCACATTTTTTATGGTGGTAGTGTACATAGCATAAGCATGGCCATTTTAGCCCTCTAAGTGCACAATTCTGTGGCGTTAATCACACTCTCATTATTATACAAGCATCACTGCCATCCACCTCCAGaaccttttcatcttcccaaactgggGCTCCTTACCCCTTTATCCCTAGCCacccatcattctactttctttctctgtgaatttgactgctCTAGGTTTCCGTGTGTGTTTTTCCAATGTTGAAGATTTGAAGGGAGGAAGAACACGTAGCAGAAGTTGCAGAGATAAACGTGAGAACTCCCCCAGGAGCGCCTGAAGTTACTTCTTCCCCACTTTGCGTTTAGAGTGCACGCGGTCCGGATGGAAGGTGGGCGTGTGGTATCCCGGCTTCTAGGATACGTGCTCAAGGCGTGTCGGCTGAATGGGTTGATGAATCGATGAAAACAGCGTACTACGCGACACAACCTAGAGACGCTGAAATCTCTCCCTCTGATGAAGCTCACGTTTTTGCGTTTGTTATTCCGTAGGAGACTGACATCTTCCAATAACAGACCTCGAGAAGACAGCTGGTTAAAATCCTTATTTGTCCGGAAAGTTGAtccaagaaaagatgctcactcTAATCTCCTAGCCAAAAAGGAAACAAGCAGTCTGTACAAATTACAGTGTGAGTCATAGGTTTGCTATCTTCATAGTTGACTTTTTTCCCTCTGTTCGTAAGTTTATCgttgaattttcttttgtttcagttCACAATGTTAAACCGGAATGCCTAGAAGCATACAACAAAATTTGGTGTGTATACCAAACTATCCTTTACTTGGGGAAAAATAACACTTTTAGTGTCTGTTGGTTGAGCTAACCCTTGAGAGCAGAGCAGGCACATTCACACCACTTCTTAAAGCTCAGAGACTCTTAAATTGAGCTCTGCGTGGGATTACCAAGGGCGTTGTGATTTTAGGCACTCAGTCAGCTAAGTCATCACACAGGCTGTCAGACTGGGGATGGTACTAGACTCCTAAGGTTAGAAGGAACCTTGCAGGGCTGTCTAGCCCGTCTGCACATCCAGACTGCAGGCCCTCCTGACTGCTGCCTCTGCTTAAATGCATCCGTATCTTCCATCTCTGGGCAGCTTCCAGTGTTAGGAGTTAGAGCTGTGACCTCcattgtttccagttttactCCTAAGTAGCACCACCATGTGAGAGCCCCTTCTGTGGTGGATTGTAGCCGCCATTTCTTCCCAAATCTTCCGTTCCCAGGATTCGGGTCCCTCCAGCAGATTCTCATATGATGTGAATTCCATGTGCTCTTGTAGAATTTATAAACTTTAAAGAGAATTAAGTGCATCAGTTCTTAAGTTAATAGAAATAGCATTTTAATGATCAATTGTcagcaaatataatttaaaagcattttcttcacctTTCATGTCTGCTGCTTTCATGAGAAAGCAAATGATTTTGTCACCAGAATCAGGTTAACtttcagaagcaaaaaaaaaaaaatcttttgttgttttatttttggaggtGGTTCGTGAAATGTAACCTTAGCATAGTTTCTCACTCACCTCAGCACagttctctttatttaaaaaaatgccctAAAACGAAGCAGGCGCTTTTTTCTGAATCTTTTctcataaaatgaaatttttctgaATGGATTATCTTTTCTGCCCTGTTTTTGTCACttcatctcctgccccagatttcTGGCTGTCTGTTCATATTTCTATTTGGACGTCTTGCTCTCACTTCACACTCAGTGTGTAGACTCACCTTGCCCTCCCAGTTTCCCCATGTGTGGCGCGCCCCgtggtttgttggtttgtttcgtGGTGAGTTGGTCCCTAAGGGCTGCGCGTTCTTCACTTGCGTGCTTGTTGTTTCCCTGTGCTCGTTCCCCCTCCGGCTCCCTCCCTAGGCCTGCTGAGGCCCGGGTCCTTCTGCCCGCCCCCTGGGCTTGACGCTGTACCCGTGCCCCACCCTGCTGCAGTGCGTTACCTAAACGTCTGTCACAGTCATCTGCTTgcgttctcttttctccttcatcatgttttttctttttcttttctctgaaactTCCAGCAGCTCCCTGTTTCCAGTACATAAAAACTTAACTCTTACCCGATTTTTAGGAGCCCAAATAATGAGGTTCCGCCCAACCCATCAAGTTCCTTGTGCAAGTGCTACTGACCTTACAACCTCGGTTCACCTGGGTCATCTGTACTGATGTCCATCTCCGCACCCCACCGCCCGGCTCCAGTTCTGGGTTGTTTACCTCCCGCTCACGTCATGTGGCAGAAAGGAAGCCCGTTTCCCTCTCCCTAACATAATCCATctttccccacccccatttcTGTCAACCCCATGTTATTTCTGAACATTCAGGGGTCATACAGCAGATAGATTTAGTATGAGATCTAAATTTTCAAAGTCAGTGCTTCCCTTCAAAAAATACATGTGGTTTGATCATTGTACTGGGTCATAGAAACATTTTTGAGTTTTCAGTTAGACTGAAGACCATTCAAAGCTTTTCTCTCTTAACTGTTCATATGCCCAATCCTGGTGTCCCAGCATCTGGTGCTGATAATTAGCTTAGTATTGCTGGGTTTCAGCAAATAATTTGAACAGGTTCCATTCCTGACCCTTGAGATCTTTTTGCATCCATTGTTGAGTCTGTATTATATTCATAATTTATTCAAACAGCCTGCAGGTCTCAGCTTTGCTCCTGGTCCTACACAGTGTGCCTCTCCCCTTTGCCTTTCCCTGTCCATTAGAGCCTGTGCTATAGGAAGGGCTCCACGGAACCAGGCTGTGACACCTTTGTCAAATTAATACGCGGCCATGACCGTGTCCAGTCAGTGGTCATAGGTATGTCCAGTGTGAGATTATGTGAGATCTTTCAGATCCCCTCAGCCGGTTGCATTGAGTAGAAGTGAATTTACGCTTCACGTTGTATCTTTCGTTTGGCTGCTTCTGCCCCGTTGACGCCCTTGGGACTGTTGGGGTGGGGCTGCTTCCAGCCCCTGCTGGGTTCCGGCTCCGTTGTCTTCCTCCTCGAGGCCCGCTCGTCCTCTGCCTTCCAGGCCGCTTctgctctctccccttctctgcacATTACTTTCGGCCCTTTTCTTCTTCCACCTTCTTTTTCTACTGTTCCCGTTTCTCTCATTCTTCCTGTCTTTGGAACCAGCAGAATTTAGCCTTTATAAACCTCACCATTCCtaagtgcttctttttttttttctcctgaaacaGCAAATACTGGACTAGGAATTTGGGAACTATTGGCTCTTTGTCATTTTTATCACTATGCTTGAGTTCCTTACCACCGTTGTAGAGAGCTGAGGTGTCAGTCACCTAAGCTTCTGATAAGCGGGATGTCAGAGTACAACAGAATTCAGCTAAAAGGGTAATTCTGCACATCATTTTATTGTAATGTATTCTGAGGTCAGttgtcagaacacagaatagatcCTGTTATTGATCATCTGTTGTCCACCTGGAATAATTTTGTTGGTTGTTTAATTAGTGTTGCTGTTTCTTCTCTTTAAGTCAAGAGGTGTTGCCAAAGATCCATGAAGACAAACATTACCCTTGTACTTTGGTGGGGACTTGGAACACGTGGTATGGCGAGCAGGATCAAGCTGGTAGGAAGCAGAAGTCTTTGGAATAAACACTTGTTCCTTAAGCCTTGACTGTAATTACTTAACTGATTCTTAATGTAATGCTTGTTTTTATAATCAAAGCTTTCAAAGTCTCAGTCTAGTCTTCTGGTTAAAGTAGTATCTCCAGTAATTCATTGCAaaaactcctttttaaaaaattttttatatttgaatCTATTATTGAAACTTGATGGTGTGACTCAGGCGCCAACACATGGCACACTGTAGTTTTGTGCTGTGTTAGCACTATCATATCTGGAGCATTTTCAAGATAAGAGTATCATGAAAGTCTAAATGTAtgttaccttttaaaaatgtatttcagttCACCTCTGGAGGTATGAAGGAGGCTATCCAGCCCTCACGGAGGTCATGAGTAAACTCAGAGAAAATCAGGTAATCTTGAAAAATGTTTACTTATTCAGACTAACGATGTAGTAGATATTAGTACAGAATTAAATGACTCTTTTCTGTCATCAGTTTCTGTTAGTGAACTGTTAGTTTTTTACGGTAAAAATGTTATTATTTGGACTCTTGAGGTTGTATTTAAACGTAAAGTAACCAGTTGTAACACTATCAAAATAACAGTTCTTATTGTGAAAGTCAGTTTTACTTTGAAACTGATAAGCTGGTACTTTGAAACTGGTAAGTCGGCACCACAGACACAGCCAGCTGTGAGTGCCTAACACTTACCTGTCGCGGAGCTCCCAGCCATGCCTCCTTTACCTGGGCTGACTTTGCTGTCCGCCCCTCCCTTCACTAACAGGTGTGTGTTAATGGAGAAAATTTTAACAGCCACACCTTATTAGGAAAGAAAACCTTTTGTGTAGGTTTCTAGTCCATATATGAATGCCTTTGGGGTTATCTGATGCTGTGAGGTCTTCTTGTCACCTCCATTAGTATGCTGTCAGACACTGTTGGGAGAACCTGAAAATGTAGGAAATTAAATGTGTTTACATTGTCATTTAAATAATTAGAATGACTGTGTGGTTTGTCATCTAAACCTagacacttttgagagtgaagGGGATGCTATAGTCATTATACCAGTTCAACAAAATGTAAACTGGGACGGCCTCAGGCCCACTGGACCCTGTTTGTAATAGTATTCCGTCAGAGGAGGAACATAAATGTTACCAAAGTGGGTTTATATATAAGTATTAGAAGATTTCATGAGCACACTTTTTCACTCACAGGAATTCGTGGAGTTCCGTAAGGCGAGAAGCAACATGCTGCTCTCAAGGAGGAATCAGCTGCTGCTGGAGTTCAGCTTCTGGAATGAGCCTGTCCCACGGTCAGGACCGAATATATATGAGCTCCGATCTTACCAGCTCCGAGTAAGTGCTGAAATGGGGGTTAGCCGTCCCCTCGTCCTCCGTGCGCGGGAAAGTGCACGCCTGCTGCTGAGCAGACCGTGGGCGCCGGGCACGCTGTGTGACGTGTGTTTGGCTTGTATTCTCCCCGTCCGGTCCTTTGTTgtaatctttctttttcattccttctcTTCTGCTAagcttgttgttttttttataaTCTTATACATACCGTTTATTATTTGACATTTTCCACATAATGTTCCTGTTTTTAAGAGGAAAGACCTAAAATGCAGGACCAGGTAGATTATATGGCATCTGTTGTCATTGAACTGGAGCAGCTAATGCGCGTGTGACTGTTGCGCACGTTATGTAGCACCCTAAGAGGACAGGGGAGCCGTATTTGTTTGACTTTCTAGATACTGACCTACTAAGTGACTACTAAAAGGAAAGGCCCAGATAGCAACGTGGTTAAAAGGAATACGTGTCAGTAGACCTCGGTGTTCTAACGCACAGTATtatactagaaaaaaaatcaagggatTGTTCTTGCTAGGTTTActtaagtgggattattttgaaATGTCACAGTAAAGTCTGAATGGGTGCTAACACATCAGTCATGACTTCAGTACCTCTGGAGGATGGGCCTGACTGCGGTTTTCATACCCGTAGTTGGATGACTTACCTCTCACACTGTGTGCACTTCATCATCTTAGATGAAACTGTAGGCTGTCCCTCCGCTGGGGGGTAGGTATGGACACAGTGAACGTATTActttgttacctttttttttaatttgttagatCTCCCtttattaaaagttaatttttaagttaatcttGCCATTTGATATTTCTTCACAGAAGAACTAACAAACCAAATCCAAATCTCTTTTCAGCCAGGAACCATGATTGAATGGGGCAATTACTGGTGAGTATATTACCAAATTATGAGTTTGTAAGTCTCATAAATAGATTATTTTAGGCCATAGTGTTAATTCTAGAACTAAAATCTGGGAATGATGTCATGATTTGATACTAGACTGTTATTTTGTTTAACATATTTGTATTATGAATTTTTTCAACTATATACAGAACTAAAGAGAGTAATACCATAGGTCCCCCCTTCCATGCCCATTACTTAGCTTTAGTAATTATCAGCACGTGGCCCGTCTTGCTTAGGTCTAAGTCCCCCAACCCAGAGTATTTGGAAGCAAGTCCCAGACAACATaccatttcatctgtaaatattctAGCATATATCTCTAAgataaggacttttttttaaacaaaaccccAGTGTTGCATGAGGTTACTTCATATTCTTCTTGGATATTATGTTTTCTGAAATACTGCTTTTGTCACATAAACAGAGCACCACAATGATATGActgcttcttttttccttcttagtttAATTAGCAAAATACCAATTTTTCCCCAAACTGATCTGTAGATTCGGCAGaatcccagtcaaaatcccagcagcCTTTAGAAATGCAAAGGCCCCAGAATAGTTAGAACAACCATGAAAAGGaggaacaaagttggagggcTCACACCTCTTGATTTAAAAATTGACtacaaagctagagtaatcaaGATAGCGTGGTACTGGTGTAAGGacagacatggatcaatggaCTAGAActgaaagacaagaaagaaattCTCACGGATGTGAGCAGTTGGCTTTTGACAAATGTACCAAGGCACTTCAGTGGGGACAGAGAGTCTTTTCACCAAAGGGTCCTGAGACAACTGGATATCCTTGCAAAGTGCAGAATTTAGACCCCCTAgctcacattatatacaaaaattaccTGAAAATGAACTGTAGACCTAAATGCAAGAGCTAAAATATAACACTTTCAGAAGGAAACAtgagagaaaatctttgtgacctagCATTAGGCAGAgttcttagatacaacaccaaaatcacaatccataaaaaaaagttgataaattataattcatcaaaattaaaagcttttgtaatTCATaggatacaatttttaaaattaaaagacaagtcacaggctgggagaaaattTTGCACATCACAGatgtgataaaggacttgtatcctgAATATATACAGAAATCCTACAATTCAATAACATGAACATAAGTAACCCAATTTAAAAGTGgccaaaggacttgaatagacaattctccaaagatacacaaatagccaaaaagcataggaaaagatggtcagcatcactaatcataagagaaatgcaaatcaaaacgacaATTAGATACCATCCATCTCATACCCCTTAGGAGGGCCGTATCAAAAGGACGGAAAATAAgaagtgttggtgaagatacagagaaattggaatccttgtgTACTGTAGGTAGGAATATAAAAcgctgcagccattatggaagacagaatagaggctcttcaaaacattaaaaatagcacTACTGTATGACCTGGCTATCCTGCTTCTTgttatatattcagaaaaattcAAAGCAACATCTCAGAGAGAGATTTGCACACCCATGCTCATCACAACAGTGTTCACAGTAGGtaagagatggaagcaacccaaatatcaATCCAAAgatgaaaatgtgttttaaaaaaaaacagtaaaaaaaatgtggcatatacatactATGGAAGAttatgcagcctttaaaaagaaggaaatcctaccacaTGCAGggtgaaccttgagaacattacaaaataaaacagtcaCAAAGGACAAATTCTGTATGACTCCACTAATACAAAGTTCCTAAAGCGGAAAATGAAAAGGTGGTTTCTAGGGGCTGGCTGGAGGGGGGTTGGTGTTTAGTGGGTATggcatttcagttttgcaagatgaaaaagttctagagatgtattgcacaacaatgtgaatatacttggCACTACTGACCTGGACAGTTGAAAATGGTTGAGGCAAATTTCATGGtaggtgttttttcttttccatgataaagaataaaatcataaatctgaaaaaaaaaatttaatgggcaaagaatttgaatagacatttcctcAGAGGAGTTCTATAAATGCCTAATAAGCACACGAAAAAGTGCTCAACCTCCTTAGTCCTGATGGAGGTGGAGAGTAAACCTCAGTGAGATGCCACCTCGCACCCACGGGGATGGCTGTAACGATGGATGGTgcagcaagtgctgatgaggTGGTAGATGAGTCAGTACCTTTGTAcgctgctggtgaggatgtaaaatggtacagccactttggaaaaggaGAActgtgaccttttttttttttcttttcttttcttttttctttttttctcttgttcaatggcactttaatttttaatacctttattggGGTATGGTTCCCGTACAGTAAACTATACGTAattcaggtgtacaatttgatgaattttgataaatgtatatacCAGTGAAACCAcagccacaatcaagatagctaacatttccatcactcctcgagaggtgcaattttcaaattcccaattcatcccttcccacccctttttccccctggtaaccataagtttactctctatgtctgtgagtctgtttctgttttgtagataagtccatttgtgtccttcttttttagattccacatataagcaatgtcatatggcatttttctttctctttctggcttcacttaaaatgactatctcaaggtccattcatgttgctacaaatggcattattttattcttttttttggctgagcagtattccatggtgtgtgtgtgtgtgtatacacatacatacatacatacatacatacatacatacatacatacaccttacacaccacatctttatccagtcatttattgatggacatttagtttgcttccatgtcttggctaaatagtgctgctgtgaacattgaggtgcatgtatctttttgaattatatttttctccagatatatgtccaggtgtgggattgctggatcatatagtaagtctatttttagttttttaagttctctccatactgtcctccatagtggctgcactagtttactttcccaccaacagtgtaaagattcccttttctctacacgctctccagcatttatcgtttgtagactttttgataatggccgttctgactggtatgaggtgatatctcattgtagttttgatttgcatttctctaacaattagtgatgttgagcatcttttcatgtttgttggctgtctgtctgtctttggagcaatgtctatttaggtcttctgtccattttttgactgggttgcatttttttttgatattaaggtgtatgagctgtttgtatactttggaaattagtcccttgtcagtcacatcatttgcaaatattttctcccattctgtaggttgtcttttcattttgttgatggtatccttagctgtgcaaaagtttttaaaagcttttaagtttaattaaatcccatttgtttatttttgcttttatttccattatttcagGAGCTAGTTGAAAAAATACAGTGCTGTGATTTATGTGTAAGAGTGTTctccctatgttttcctctgggagtttTACCAtatttggtcttacatttaagtctctttgagtttatttttgtatatgatgttagagaatgttctcatTTCAGTCTTGTacaagtagctgtccagttttcccagcaccacttattgaagagactgtcgaGAACTGTGACTTTTTACTTCCTTTCAATTTATATATGTTCTGCTTTTTTAAGTTAATGAAATTTCTTGCTTTGGACTAGATAATTTATTCCTAAGATCTCttctgcctcaaaaaaaaaaaaccaaacagttcTGTGATCTTTTTCTCTAGTGAATCTTTTCTCCTTAGGTCATCAAAGGCTAAGTAATGCAAGGTAGAATTCCTTTTCATTTGAAACCtgagaaatacatatttaattgtGTACTATTACTGTAGGCACCATTTTATTGAGGAATTTAGGGTACGTGTTAGAATTTAGTTGCCTAAAGAATAGGCTCACTCAGGTCTGTTTTTCAATGTTACTAATGGAGACTTGTCCACCATGGAATCCATAAGGAAGTACTgaggttttaaaattatttataaaaccaGTTCAGCATTCAATTTATATTTTGGCACATAGGTAACTATTTAAGATGGTGATCTCCTCTTCAGTACATGCTTCTGATTATTTCCAGACTAAGGCAGGTATGTTTTCTTTGCCTACTATAAGTGAATGAGAAAGATCCAGAATGAAAAGAACAATCCTGAATATTTATCACTATCAATGAaacttaggcttttttttttccctttcagttagAATGCACATTAAAGTGATTTGGTTAATTTCAGTAATTACTAATCAGATTTGTAATTTCTGTGAAGATTATGATCATTTAATATTAAAAGTAAGGTTAAAGAAGTTAACATCCCTTTGGAGGTAACCCCGGGGGGCAATAGCAAGAGATCCCTCCTTCACGACAGAAGAACCGGAGAGCGTGGGTTCCCTTCGCGGAGCTGAACACCTGGTGAATGAGAGCTGAGGTGTGTACAGCGGTCCTCAGGAGCCtggcttcctcctctctcccctcctccgcaGGCCGCCCTTGCTCTGACTCCTCACTCCACTTTGAGATGTTCTGATTCAGTTGCTATGATGTTTACTCTAAGAAGAGAATGCACTGGTCAGGCCAACTCAAGTATCTTGTCTCTCACTGTGGATGCTAGTAGATTGATACCCTTGTTCACAGCCTCCAGCTCTTTTAAATGAATTAGAATGAATATATCTTCCCAAGTCCTGTCCACTCCAGGACCCTGCTGTGACTGAGACGGCAGGCCAAAGCCTGGGCAGAATTGATGCCAGTGCGCTGGGCAGTGTGTGGCCTGGAGTCTCCTGCGAGGCTCAGGCTGTGACCTCCCTACATCACTTGAAGCTGCTTCCTTCATTTTCAACTTTGATTCTAGAAAACTGCTTTTGGAAAAATATACAGGTTTTTACAACTTGTTTGGGATTTCAGGTGCATGACTAAATATAAAGTACTGGTGCAAATATGAAAGAAGGTGTTTAAAGAGCTGATATCTTTTGTAGCAGGAAATCTTACAAAGCAAAGTTTgagacaagtgccaatttttaacCAACTTAATCACAATTTCATGTTATACATGTTGACACACGTATATACACACCTTCCTGCACACATAGTACATAATGAATGCCacttgttacttatttttctaccGGTTTGCTCAGGTAAAGGGGAAAGAGGCAGCTTCAGTCTGGACAGTGGTGGTAGTAACGGCGTATTGCCAGGAAGCTCACTTCCGTGGTTCTCCCATGTGCTGTCCCAGGGTCGCGGAGTCCCCCTGTGGATCAGAGAGCTTGCATGTTTCTCAGAGTTTACTGTCTGCAGCTGCTTTAAAGGTGTGCTTCTGTCGTCTTTGTTTTAAGCCCCATCCTTGAGGGAAGGTCCCTGTGGCATCTTGGATATCCTAGGATCCAGAATTCCTTCACTTTCTCTCGGTGTAGTCTGGGGACAGCAACTCTTTTCAAGTTGACAGGTCCTATCCTCTGCCAATTTT is a window of Vicugna pacos chromosome 18, VicPac4, whole genome shotgun sequence DNA encoding:
- the NIPSNAP2 gene encoding protein NipSnap homolog 2 isoform X2, translated to MAARVLRAGRAASAGGLLQRAAPCSLLPRLRRLTSSNNRPREDSWLKSLFVRKVDPRKDAHSNLLAKKETSSLYKLQFKRCCQRSMKTNITLVLWWGLGTRGMASRIKLEFVEFRKARSNMLLSRRNQLLLEFSFWNEPVPRSGPNIYELRSYQLRPGTMIEWGNYWARAIRFRQDGNEAVGGFFSQIGQLYMVHHLWAYRDLQSREDIRNAAWHKHGWEELVYYTVPLIQEMESRIMIPQKTSPLQ
- the NIPSNAP2 gene encoding protein NipSnap homolog 2 isoform X1: MAARVLRAGRAASAGGLLQRAAPCSLLPRLRRLTSSNNRPREDSWLKSLFVRKVDPRKDAHSNLLAKKETSSLYKLQFHNVKPECLEAYNKICQEVLPKIHEDKHYPCTLVGTWNTWYGEQDQAVHLWRYEGGYPALTEVMSKLRENQEFVEFRKARSNMLLSRRNQLLLEFSFWNEPVPRSGPNIYELRSYQLRPGTMIEWGNYWARAIRFRQDGNEAVGGFFSQIGQLYMVHHLWAYRDLQSREDIRNAAWHKHGWEELVYYTVPLIQEMESRIMIPQKTSPLQ